The genomic stretch GCGGCAGGGCCGCCTGGCCGAGGCGGTGCGCCGCGCCGAGGACGCCCAGAGCGCCGCGGCGGACGTCGAGGCCGCCCGCCCCGCCCGGGTGCAGGCACAGGTGGCGCTGCTCTCGGCGTACGTGGAAAGCGGCGAGTGGCACCGCGCGCAGGGGCTCGCCGACACCCTGCTGGACGAGGCACCGCCCGCCGGTGCCCCGCGCCTTCGCGCGACCGCCCTGTGGGCCGCCGCGGGCGCGCGCTACCTGGACGGCCGGGCGGACGCCGCCCACGAGCTGCTGACCGAGGCCGACGAACTGCTCACGGCCACCGACGACGTACGGCAGCGCACCCGGCTGGCCCGCGCCCGTACGCTGCTGGCCCTCGCCTGCGACACCCCCGGCGCCGACGCCCTGCTGGAGCGCGTCCGCCAGGCCGCGGCGCTGCTCGCCACACCGGAGACGCTGAGCTGGCTCGCGGCGCTGGAGGCCTTGGACGCGCTGCGCACCTCCGACCGGGAGCGCGCCCGGGAGCGGGCCGGGACCATTCCCGTGGACTCCCCGGCGCTGCCCGCCCTGGACCAGGCCCGCTGCGTCCTCGTCCGGGCCCGCGCCCAGCGTGCCGCCGGGCGCGAGGAGGCCGCCGAGGCGGACTTCCGCACCGCGGCCTCCGGCTACGAGGCCGCCGGTGCGTACCGGCTGGCGATGGCGACCTGGCGCGAGCTGAGCGACCCCGGCCACCTCACCGGACCCGACCCGCACCTGGTCCTGATGCCGTAGGGGCGCGTGCGCCGTCCGGGCGCCGGCCGGTGCGTCCGGCCCGGCACCCGGACGGCGCGCGTGCCCGGCCGTCACGGCGCCACCGGCACCGGACACCGCACCCGCCACACGACGGCCTCGCTCACGGGATACGAGGCCGCGACGGAAGCGGCGGTCTCCGGATCGGTGGGCAGGTCCTGTACGTACGCGACGCCACCGGTGCCCGGGATGCCGGTCTCGGGCACCGGTATCGCGCCCTCCGGCCCCGCGCCCAGGGCGTCCACCTCGGCGGCGAGCGCCAGCCCGCCGCGGCCGGTGAGCCGCAGCGCCGCTTCCTTGCGCGTCCACCACTGGGTCAGCAGCGCCGCGCGGTGGGCGGCCGGGGCCGCTTCGGCACGGGCCCGCTCGGCGGCGCTGAAGGGCAGCCAGGCCCAGGCGTCCAGGGACGACGGCACGCTGGACACGCTCAGCGCCACCGAGGCCCCGCGGGCGCAGGCGATCAGCAGTCTTCCTTCGTCACGGCAGACCGTCAGGTCCAGCGGCCCGGCCGACAGCCGCGACCTGCCGAAGCCGTCACGAGTCGTGCGCACTTCGCACGGTGAGCAGTCCAGCAGCCAGGCCACCAGGGCGTGCAGACGCCCCGGCCACAGTCCGCACGGACAGGAGCCGGCCGCGTCGGTGAACCCGTCGTCGCCCGGCCGTGCGCACCCTCGCGCGCAGTCCGCCGCCTCGTCCAGGACCGAGAAGACATGTATCTGTCCCTCGGATATGGCGGAGGCGCTTCCCGGTTCCCAGCGCGCGCCGCGCAGCCCCGGTCCCCAGGGGGCTTCCGGACCACCCTCCGGACACAGCAGACCGGACCCGGAAACGCTCCCCCGAAATGTTGCTTGCAATGTTCCCCCGATTTTTGGATTTCGTCACGCCGCGAATACGGGGAACCGCTTCGACAAATGCGCGACGAACGGGAGGAACGCCTGGCCGCCTGGTCAGTTTGCGGCCGTCCCCCGAAACACCGCGCGGAGAGCCGAAGAGCGGACCCCGGGCGTACAAAACCGTTGGCGATTCACCTCCGTCCGCCACCTTCCGCACTGCGCGGCAGAGCAGGTCCACCGCGGGCCGCTGCGCCGGGTCAGTGGCGCCGCACCCGCTGTCACCTGCCCCAACACCCCGATGCGGAACGGTCGGCAGACTCTGCGGACCCCAAGGTAGCCAGCTCGTTCACGCGAGTCAACAGCGCTGAAAGGCACCTGACAGGACCTGACTGCACATCACAGAAAAAGCCCGCCACCGCACTTGCCGGGGTGGCCGAGACGCTGCGTTCCGGAACCGGTGGGACTGACTCCGGTCACCGCCGCGCACTAGGATGACCCACCCTCCGACCCGCCTGTACCGGGTCGCCCACGCTCCGCGACCGGAGCGGGCCGAAGGCCGTCGGAGGGGGCCGCGAGGAAGCGGCGGACGGCGGCGTTCAATTATTCCCGCATTTCTCGGCGAGCAACAGGAGGGGGTGGGTCCGGCATCGTGCAGCACGCTCAGGAGGGCGGAGCCGGCAGCTTGGCCGCCAAACTCAATTACCTATTCGAGCGCACCACGACGCCGGACGGGACCCCGCCGTCCAACCGGCAGGTGGCCGCCTCGATCAACGCGGCGGCCGGCGAGCGGATCATCTCCCACTCGTACATCTCCCTGCTGCGCAACGGGCACCGTGACAATCCCACGTTCCGGCAGCTGGCGGTCCTGGGAGAGTACTTCGACGTCAGCCCGGCCTTCTTCTTCGACCGCGACGAGATCACCGCGCGGGTCGCGGAGGGGCTGCGGTTCCTGACCTCGCTGCACACCGGCGACGTGACCGCCCCGTCGCCGCGCGCCGACGGGCTCCCCGCCGAGCTGCTCGACCACGTCACCGAGGCCATGGGGCAGATCGAGCGGAGCCGGCCGCCCGCGTCCGTACCGCCCGCCGAGCCGTCGGCTCCCTGCTAGATCATCCGTTCCCGGGACGCGCCTCTAGATCATCCGTCCCCGGAACACACCCCGGAAGCGCCCGGGGTGCCGGGCCGGCGGGTGGCCCAGATGGAGCGCCGTCCAGCGCTCGTCCTCCTCCCGCTGTTCCCGCGAGCGCCGGCAGGCGGCGGCGATACGGACGGCGGCCGAGGCCGCGAGGCCGGTGGCCGCCGTGGTGGCCAGCGCGGGCCAGGGGACGGCCAGCAGGAGGAGCACGGCGAGCGCGGCCGGGGTGGACCACAGGATCAGGCAGGAGACGGCGGCGACACGCAGGGACAGCGGGCGGTCGGGGCCCGCACGCAGGTCGAGCAGGGCGGGCAGGTACCAGACGCTGCCCGCGGCGGTCAGGACGGCGGCGCCCAGCGCCAGGACATCGTGGGACATGAGTTCCTGATTCCGGGGGACTGCGGGTGGGGACGGGGTGCGGCGGGTCAGTGACGGGACGCTTCGAGCGCCGCCACCTCGGGGTGGTGGAGGTCGAAGGCGGGGGATTCGCTGCGGATGCGGGGCAGCGAGGTGAAGTTGTGCCGGGGCGGCGGGCAGGAGGTCGCCCACTCCAGGGACCGGCTGTAGCCCCAGGGGTCGTCGGTCTCGACCTTCTTGCCGTACTTGGCGGTCTTCCACACGTTGTAGAAGAAGGGCAGGAAGGACAGGCCGAGCATGAAGGAGCCGATGGAGGACAGGGTGTTGAGGGTGGTGAAGCCGTCGGCGGCGAGGTAGTCGGCGTACCGGCGGGGCATGCCCGCGGCGCCGAGCCAGTGCTGCACGAGGAAGGTGAGGTTGAAGCCGACGGTGAGCGTCCAGAAGGTGATCTTCCCGAGGCGCTCGTCCAGCATCTTGCCGGTGAACTTGGGCCACCAGAAGTGGAACCCGGCGAACATCGCGTACACGACCGTGCCGAACAGCGTGTAGTGGAAGTGCGCGACGACGAAGTAGGTGTCGGAGACGTGGAAGTCCATCGGCGGGGAGGCCAGGATGACGCCGGTCAGGCCGCCGAAGACGAAGGTGATCAGGAAGCCGGTGGCCCAGAGCATCGGGGCCTCGAAGGACAGTGAGCCCTTCCACATGGTGCCGATCCAGTTGAAGAACTTCACCCCGGTCGGCACCGCGATCAGGAACGTCATGAAGGCGAAGAAGGGCAGCAGCACACCGCCGGTCACATACATGTGGTGCGCCCACACGGTGATGGACAGGCCCGCGATGGAGATGGTCGCCGCGATCAGGCCGATGTAGCCGAACATGGGCTTGCGGGAGAAGACCGGGATGACCTCGGAGATGATGCCGAAGAACGGCAGCGCGAGGACGTAGACCTCGGGGTGGCCGAAGAACCAGAAGAGGTGCTGCCACAGCAGCGCGCCGCCGTTGGCCGCGTCGAAGATGTGCGAACCGAACTTGCGGTCCATCTCCAGGGCGAACAGCGCGGCGGCCAGCACCGGGAAGACCATCAGGATCAGCAGCGCGGTCAGCAGCACGTTCCAGGTGAAGATCGGCATCCGGAACATCGTCATGCCGGGGGCGCGCATGCAGATGATGGTGGTGATGAAGTTGACCGCGCCCAGGATGGAGCCGAAGCCGGAGAGCGCCACGCCCATGATCCACATATCGGCGCCGACGCCGGGCGAGTGCACCGCGTCCGACAGCGGCGCGTAGGCGAACCAGCCGAAGTCGGCGGCGCCCTGCGGGGTGAGGAAGCCGGCCGCCGCGATCAGCGAGCCGAACAGGAACAGCCAGTAGGCGAGCATGTTCAGCCGCGGGAAGGCGACGTCGGGGGCGCCGATCTGGAGCGGCATCAGCCAGTTCGCGAAGCCGGTGAACAGCGGCATGGCGAACAGCAGCAGCATCACCGAGCCGTGCATCGTGAACGCCTGGTTGAACTGCTCGTTGGACATGATCTGCGTGCCGGGCCGGGCGAGCTCGGCGCGCATCAGGAGGGCCATCAGGCCGCCCACGAGGAAGAACACGAAGGCGGTGACGAGGTACAGCGTCCCGATCTTCTTGTGGTCGGTGGTGGTCAGCCACTCCACCGGGATGCGGCGGCGTACGGGGTAGGAGCCCGGGGAGGCGTGCGGGACGTCGGTGGCGGGGCCGGTGGTCGCCCCGGCCCCGCCGTCGTGCCCGTCCACCGTCCGGTGACCGCCCGGCTCGGTGACGGGCCGGTCCGGGGCGCCGGAGCCGCCGTGCGTCCCGGAGTCTTTCTCTGTGCGTGTATCCGATCCGTCCACCGGGCTGTGTCCTTCAATTCTGGCGCATGAACTCAACGGGCCGGGAAGAGCCTTCAGCACGGGGGAGAGACCCGGCTCTTCCCGGCCACATCAGCATCGGACGCGGCACGGGTGGTGCCATAGGGCCGTGCGGGCCGGGACGGCGGCCGACGGTCCCCGGCGCGGACGGCCGGCCGGGGGGCCGAACGGGGCGGGGAGCGGGGGCCTTTGACCGGCGGGAGCGGCTCTTGGCCGGAGGGGCGGGCCTTGGCCGGAGGGGCGGATCGTTGCCGGAGGGGCGGGCCGTTGCCGGAGGGGCGGGCCGTTGCCGTACGGCGATGCGGTGGTGCGGCTGTGCGACTGTGCGGCTGTGCGACTGTGCGGCTGTGCGGTGGTACGGCTGCACGGCTCTGCGGTGGTACGGCTGCACGGCTCTGCGGTGGTACGGCTGCACGGCTGAACGGCTGTACGGAAACGGCGCGGAACGGACCCGTGTCCGCCCCGCGCCGTCGGCGCGCTCGGCCCCTACCGGCCGCCGCGCTGGAGCTCCTGCTGTCCCCGGATGCGCCCGGCGATCACCGCGGCCTGCACGCGCCGCCCGACACCCAGCTTGGAGAGGATCGTGGAGATGCGGTTCTTCACCGTCTTCTCCGCAAGGAACAGCCGGTCGGCGATCTCACGGTTGGTCAGGCCCTCGCCGATCAGCTCCAGGATCTCGCGCTCGCGGGGCGCCAGCCGGTCCAGCTCGGACTGCGGTGAGGTGTCGGCCTGTTGCGGGGCGCGCAGGCGCGCCATCACGCGGGACGCCGTGCGCGGGTCCAGCATCGACTTGCCGGCCGCCACCGTCCGTACCGCGTTCACCAGGTCGGAGCCGTTGATCTGCTTGAGGACGTAACCGGCCGCGCCCGCCATGATGGCGTCGAACAGCGCCTCGTCGTCGTCGAAGGACGTGAGCATCAGGCAGGCCAGGTCGGGCATCCGGGCGCGCAGTTCGCGGCAGACCTCGATGCCCTCGTGGTCGCCGTTCGCCGACTCGCCGCGCTCCCCCAGCCGTACGTCGAGCACCGCGACCTGCGGCCGTACGGCGGGCACCCGGGCCAGGGCCTCGGCCCCGCTGGACGCCTCCCCCACGACTTCGATGCCGTCCTCGGCGTCGAGGAGGTCGCGCACGCCCCGGCGGACCACCTCGTGGTCGTCGAGGATGAACACGCGCAGGGGCGGCGCGTCGGGTCCGGTGGGCCCGATGGGCCCGGGATGCTGGTTCATTCGGCTCTCGTTCTGTCGGCCGGGGTCGCGTACGAGGGGGTGCGCACGGCATCACACACCCGCGGGACGATCTTCCGCGAGGGCCGGAAGTCCTGGGGGAATAGGGCCGTTCGGTCACCTTTGCCCAGTGCCATACTGACGCGCCCCATCCCCTTCAGGAGGTCCGTTCATGCCACGCCTCGCGTCGTATGCCCGCAACCCCCGACCGCACAGCGCCATCCCGGTCCTCCCGGCCTCCCCCGCCGCCCCCGCTTCCCGCGCCGCTTCCCGCACCGCTTCCGCCCCCGCTTCCCTCACCGGTCAGGCCGTACGCTCATGAGCACCGTCAACGACGATTACCACGCCCTGCTCGCCCGCCACGAGGCCATGCGGCTGCGGCGGCGCATCCTGTCCCCGGGGTCCGAGCCGGCCGCTCCGCAGGGGTTCGCGGCCGGCCGGGCGGGCGGTGCTCCCCGCGCCATCGGCCGGTCCTCGGACGCCGCCGGCCCCGGCCCGTCGCCCCACGGCGCGGCGGACTTCGACCCCGCGACCTACGACGGCACCGCCGACCAGCGGGTCATCACCGAGTACCTGGAACTCGTGACCCCCTTCGGCGAGCTGATCACCCATCTCTACGACACGATGTTCCGGCGCTGGCCCTATCTGCGGTCGCTGTTCCCGGAGTCGATGGAATTCCAGCGCGCCCATCTGGCGCGTGCCTTCTGGTACTTGATCGAGAATCTCCACCGCCCGGACGACATCGCGGAGGTCTTCGGGCGGCTGGGCCGCGACCACCGCAAGCTCGGGGTGCGGCCGGTGCACTTCCAGGCGTTCGAGGCCGCGCTGTGCGAGGCGCTCCGCCGTACGGCGGGCCCGCGCTGGGCCGACGCCGTCGAGCAGGCCTGGGTGCGGA from Streptomyces albofaciens JCM 4342 encodes the following:
- the ctaD gene encoding cytochrome c oxidase subunit I; this translates as MDGHDGGAGATTGPATDVPHASPGSYPVRRRIPVEWLTTTDHKKIGTLYLVTAFVFFLVGGLMALLMRAELARPGTQIMSNEQFNQAFTMHGSVMLLLFAMPLFTGFANWLMPLQIGAPDVAFPRLNMLAYWLFLFGSLIAAAGFLTPQGAADFGWFAYAPLSDAVHSPGVGADMWIMGVALSGFGSILGAVNFITTIICMRAPGMTMFRMPIFTWNVLLTALLILMVFPVLAAALFALEMDRKFGSHIFDAANGGALLWQHLFWFFGHPEVYVLALPFFGIISEVIPVFSRKPMFGYIGLIAATISIAGLSITVWAHHMYVTGGVLLPFFAFMTFLIAVPTGVKFFNWIGTMWKGSLSFEAPMLWATGFLITFVFGGLTGVILASPPMDFHVSDTYFVVAHFHYTLFGTVVYAMFAGFHFWWPKFTGKMLDERLGKITFWTLTVGFNLTFLVQHWLGAAGMPRRYADYLAADGFTTLNTLSSIGSFMLGLSFLPFFYNVWKTAKYGKKVETDDPWGYSRSLEWATSCPPPRHNFTSLPRIRSESPAFDLHHPEVAALEASRH
- a CDS encoding response regulator, with the translated sequence MNQHPGPIGPTGPDAPPLRVFILDDHEVVRRGVRDLLDAEDGIEVVGEASSGAEALARVPAVRPQVAVLDVRLGERGESANGDHEGIEVCRELRARMPDLACLMLTSFDDDEALFDAIMAGAAGYVLKQINGSDLVNAVRTVAAGKSMLDPRTASRVMARLRAPQQADTSPQSELDRLAPREREILELIGEGLTNREIADRLFLAEKTVKNRISTILSKLGVGRRVQAAVIAGRIRGQQELQRGGR
- a CDS encoding XRE family transcriptional regulator, giving the protein MAAKLNYLFERTTTPDGTPPSNRQVAASINAAAGERIISHSYISLLRNGHRDNPTFRQLAVLGEYFDVSPAFFFDRDEITARVAEGLRFLTSLHTGDVTAPSPRADGLPAELLDHVTEAMGQIERSRPPASVPPAEPSAPC
- a CDS encoding helix-turn-helix domain-containing protein yields the protein MTIEQPAFGERVREIRRAQGLSQGDLAGDGVSPSYVSLVESGRRSPSTKAAKAIAERLGMSLEELSAPRPADRERTHRLELVGQLVAARASQAAGDWPAARRQLEAVAERAADNDLDEVRWEARWELATVLDHLGAAADRERVLRTLLDDPLTAAAPLLRSQVAAELSQLHRRQGRLAEAVRRAEDAQSAAADVEAARPARVQAQVALLSAYVESGEWHRAQGLADTLLDEAPPAGAPRLRATALWAAAGARYLDGRADAAHELLTEADELLTATDDVRQRTRLARARTLLALACDTPGADALLERVRQAAALLATPETLSWLAALEALDALRTSDRERARERAGTIPVDSPALPALDQARCVLVRARAQRAAGREEAAEADFRTAASGYEAAGAYRLAMATWRELSDPGHLTGPDPHLVLMP